Proteins encoded together in one Bradyrhizobium sp. CB82 window:
- the tilS gene encoding tRNA lysidine(34) synthetase TilS, whose amino-acid sequence MSDDDNSPISAREAKLLFADFRRAPALVLAVSGGPDSVALMWLAVRWRKSLTRGPQLMAVTVDHGLRPEAAREARDVKHLARSLDLPHRTMRWTGAKPKTGLPAAARDARYRLLMQAARATGATHVLTAHTRDDQAETLLMRLLRGSGIAGLSAMAPITERDGIALARPLLDVPKAQLIATLKRANIAFADDPTNRDTAFTRPRLRALLPQLAAEGASARNLARLAARLARANAAVDVLADGAERFLALRDRDRPPPDATARSYEISAFATLPEEVRLRLLMRAIDAVGHEGPAELGKVEALLAVLDRGIADGIGRRALGTSRPHIKQTLAGALISLSRGRILIEPAPARRVRSGS is encoded by the coding sequence ATGTCAGACGACGACAATTCTCCGATCTCGGCGCGCGAAGCGAAGCTGCTCTTCGCCGACTTCAGACGTGCGCCGGCGCTCGTGCTCGCGGTTTCCGGCGGACCGGATTCCGTTGCGCTGATGTGGCTTGCCGTGCGCTGGCGCAAGAGCCTCACGCGCGGCCCGCAGCTCATGGCTGTCACCGTCGATCATGGCCTCCGACCGGAAGCGGCGCGCGAGGCGCGCGACGTCAAGCACCTGGCGCGTTCGCTCGATCTGCCGCATCGGACGATGCGCTGGACCGGCGCCAAGCCGAAGACCGGTCTGCCCGCCGCTGCGCGGGACGCGCGCTACCGCCTGCTGATGCAGGCCGCGCGCGCCACCGGAGCGACCCATGTGCTCACCGCGCACACCCGTGACGACCAGGCCGAAACTTTGCTGATGCGATTGTTGCGCGGCAGCGGCATCGCCGGTCTGTCGGCGATGGCGCCCATCACGGAGCGCGACGGGATCGCGCTGGCGCGTCCGCTGCTCGACGTGCCGAAGGCGCAGCTGATCGCGACCTTGAAGCGCGCCAATATCGCTTTCGCTGACGATCCGACCAACCGCGACACCGCGTTCACGCGCCCACGGCTGCGGGCGCTTCTGCCGCAGCTTGCTGCCGAAGGCGCCAGCGCGCGCAACCTGGCGCGGCTCGCGGCGCGGCTCGCCCGCGCCAATGCCGCTGTCGACGTGCTAGCCGATGGCGCCGAGCGCTTCCTCGCCCTGAGGGATCGCGATCGTCCGCCGCCCGATGCAACTGCAAGAAGCTACGAAATCTCGGCCTTCGCCACACTGCCGGAGGAGGTGCGCTTGCGGCTCCTGATGCGGGCGATCGACGCTGTCGGGCACGAGGGGCCGGCGGAACTTGGCAAGGTCGAGGCCCTCTTGGCGGTCCTTGACCGCGGCATCGCCGACGGCATCGGCCGGCGCGCCCTCGGAACCAGTCGGCCGCACATCAAACAGACGCTCGCGGGGGCGCTCATCAGTTTATCCCGGGGGCGCATCCTGATCGAGCCGGCGCCGGCCCGGCGTGTCAGGAGCGGATCATGA
- a CDS encoding Flp family type IVb pilin: MKNLVARFVKDESGATAIEYGLIAAGIALAIITVVNNLGTSLNAKFGSISSSLK; this comes from the coding sequence ATGAAGAACCTCGTTGCGCGCTTCGTGAAGGATGAATCCGGCGCCACCGCTATTGAATACGGTCTGATCGCCGCCGGCATCGCGCTGGCCATCATCACCGTGGTCAATAACCTCGGCACCTCGCTGAACGCCAAGTTCGGCTCGATCTCGTCCAGCCTGAAGTAA
- the pyk gene encoding pyruvate kinase yields MRRLRRIKILATLGPASSDLATIRRLFEAGADIFRINMSHTPHDKMRELVATIRNVESSYGRPIGILVDLQGPKLRLGSFAEGAVQLQNGHTFTLDSDKAPGDTTRVYLPHPEILAALRPGHALLLDDGKVRLIAEETSKERAVTRVVVGGKMSDRKGVSLPDTDLPVSAMTQKDRADLEAAVTTGIDWIALSFVQRADDVSEAKKMIRGRAAVMAKIEKPQAIDRLADIIEASDALMVARGDLGVELPLERVPSLQKQMTRMARRAGKPVVIATQMLESMIQSPVPTRAEVSDVATAVYEGADAIMLSAESAAGKFPVEAVSTMNRIGEEVERDPTYRSVIMAQRPDPEATVGDAIADAARVMAETLDLPALICWTSSGSTAIRVARERPKAPIVAITPNMTTGRKLAVVWGVHCVVAEDARDQDDMVSRAGQIAFRDGFVRAGQRVIIVAGVPLGIPGTTNMVRIASVGPEGDANM; encoded by the coding sequence ATGAGGCGACTTCGCCGTATCAAGATTCTCGCGACCCTCGGACCAGCCTCTTCGGACCTCGCGACGATCCGCCGCCTGTTCGAGGCCGGCGCCGACATCTTTCGCATCAACATGAGCCACACCCCGCATGACAAGATGCGGGAGCTGGTGGCCACGATCCGCAATGTCGAGTCCAGCTACGGGCGGCCGATCGGCATCCTGGTCGACCTTCAGGGGCCGAAACTCCGGCTCGGCTCGTTCGCCGAGGGGGCCGTGCAGCTCCAGAACGGCCACACCTTCACCCTGGACTCCGACAAGGCGCCGGGCGACACGACCCGCGTCTACCTGCCACATCCGGAGATCCTGGCCGCACTCCGGCCCGGCCATGCGCTGTTGCTTGATGACGGCAAGGTTCGACTGATCGCGGAAGAGACCTCGAAGGAGCGTGCGGTGACGCGTGTCGTGGTCGGCGGCAAGATGTCCGACCGCAAGGGCGTCAGCCTGCCCGATACCGATCTGCCGGTCTCGGCGATGACCCAGAAGGACCGTGCCGACCTCGAGGCCGCCGTGACCACCGGCATCGACTGGATCGCGCTGTCCTTCGTGCAGCGCGCCGACGACGTCAGCGAGGCCAAGAAGATGATCCGCGGCCGTGCCGCCGTGATGGCCAAGATCGAGAAGCCGCAGGCGATTGACCGCCTCGCCGACATCATCGAGGCCTCCGATGCGCTGATGGTGGCGCGCGGCGACCTCGGCGTCGAGCTGCCGCTGGAGCGCGTGCCGAGCCTGCAAAAGCAGATGACGCGCATGGCACGCCGCGCCGGCAAGCCTGTGGTGATCGCAACCCAGATGCTTGAATCGATGATCCAGTCGCCGGTTCCGACCCGCGCGGAAGTCTCGGACGTCGCGACCGCCGTCTATGAGGGCGCCGACGCCATCATGCTGTCGGCTGAATCGGCTGCCGGCAAGTTTCCGGTCGAAGCGGTCTCGACCATGAACCGCATCGGCGAGGAGGTCGAGCGCGACCCGACCTATCGCTCCGTGATCATGGCCCAGCGGCCCGACCCGGAAGCGACCGTAGGCGATGCGATCGCGGACGCCGCGCGCGTGATGGCCGAGACGCTCGACCTGCCGGCGCTGATCTGCTGGACCAGCTCCGGCTCGACCGCGATCCGGGTGGCGCGCGAACGTCCAAAGGCGCCGATCGTGGCGATCACGCCCAACATGACGACAGGACGCAAACTCGCGGTCGTCTGGGGCGTGCATTGCGTGGTGGCGGAAGACGCGCGCGACCAGGACGACATGGTCAGCCGCGCCGGCCAGATCGCGTTTCGCGATGGCTTTGTCCGCGCCGGCCAGCGCGTGATCATCGTCGCCGGCGTGCCGCTCGGCATCCCCGGCACCACCAACATGGTGCGGATCGCCTCCGTCGGTCCCGAGGGCGACGCCAATATGTGA
- a CDS encoding glycosyltransferase family 87 protein, with amino-acid sequence MLFNVCLVLPRTEVLAGICLGLLTYKPQYGLLFPLVLVARGEWKVFVAAAITAISVALASMLVFGAESWAAFFHWMPMISKAVLSEGGILAEAPERVRDGALSWR; translated from the coding sequence ATGCTGTTCAACGTCTGCCTCGTGCTGCCGCGCACCGAGGTGCTCGCCGGAATTTGCCTCGGGCTTCTGACCTACAAGCCGCAATACGGACTCTTGTTTCCGCTCGTCCTTGTCGCGAGAGGAGAATGGAAAGTCTTCGTCGCGGCGGCCATCACCGCCATATCCGTTGCGCTCGCGTCGATGCTCGTATTCGGCGCCGAGAGTTGGGCTGCCTTCTTCCATTGGATGCCGATGATCTCGAAGGCGGTACTCTCTGAGGGGGGAATCCTGGCTGAGGCTCCAGAGCGTGTTCGCGATGGTGCGCTGTCTTGGCGGTAG
- a CDS encoding DUF3052 domain-containing protein, whose translation MAGYSGKPLPQKLGIKPGFCILVDGLSVAYGDLVGELPADVRVMKAAKAPLDLVHLFALEAKGLAGKLRSYRQAIAPDGMIWVSWPKRTSGIASDLTDVVVRDTALPLGLVDVKVCAVDDVWSALKFVIPVKQRKIAVGARSREV comes from the coding sequence ATGGCCGGCTATTCCGGCAAACCGCTCCCGCAAAAGCTCGGCATCAAGCCGGGCTTTTGCATTCTTGTCGACGGCCTGTCGGTCGCCTATGGCGATCTCGTCGGAGAATTGCCCGCTGACGTGCGGGTGATGAAGGCTGCCAAGGCTCCGCTCGACCTCGTGCATCTGTTCGCGCTCGAAGCGAAGGGGCTTGCTGGGAAGCTGCGCAGCTACCGGCAGGCGATCGCGCCGGACGGCATGATCTGGGTATCATGGCCGAAAAGGACGAGCGGCATCGCCAGTGACCTGACAGACGTCGTGGTGCGGGACACGGCGCTGCCGCTCGGCCTCGTCGATGTCAAGGTTTGCGCCGTCGACGATGTCTGGTCGGCGCTGAAATTCGTGATCCCGGTGAAGCAGCGAAAAATAGCTGTTGGAGCACGATCCAGAGAAGTGTGA
- a CDS encoding TetR/AcrR family transcriptional regulator, which yields MVYRRTHQVVKRLAARRNAILAAAREAAAEGGMVAVQIAPVAVRANVAAGTVYRYFPSKADLISELIAEVSRDELAAIRRAADAAPGPSSALAAAVTTVAVHTLSQRKLAWGILAEPVDVDVSASRLASRREIAGEIASRIDAAVRAGHLPAQDTALAATALLGALHEALVGPLAPDNLEDSVKLRDAVQTVTLLALRAVGVMDARARGLVVQQTVLPAKALVGA from the coding sequence ATGGTTTACCGGCGGACCCATCAAGTGGTGAAACGCCTAGCGGCGCGGCGCAACGCCATTCTGGCGGCGGCGCGGGAGGCGGCGGCGGAAGGCGGCATGGTGGCGGTGCAGATCGCCCCGGTCGCAGTCAGGGCCAACGTCGCCGCGGGAACGGTCTACCGCTATTTCCCCTCAAAAGCCGATCTGATCTCCGAGCTGATCGCCGAAGTGTCGCGCGACGAACTCGCCGCGATCCGCCGGGCGGCCGATGCCGCTCCGGGGCCGTCCTCGGCGCTGGCGGCGGCTGTCACCACGGTTGCGGTGCACACGCTGTCCCAGCGCAAGCTCGCCTGGGGCATTCTGGCCGAGCCCGTCGACGTCGATGTCAGCGCTTCGCGGCTTGCGAGCCGGCGCGAGATCGCGGGCGAAATCGCGTCCCGGATCGACGCCGCCGTGCGTGCCGGCCATTTGCCGGCGCAGGATACCGCGCTGGCGGCAACGGCTCTGCTCGGCGCGCTGCACGAGGCGCTGGTCGGGCCGCTTGCGCCCGACAATCTGGAGGACTCGGTCAAGCTGCGGGATGCCGTGCAGACGGTCACGCTGCTGGCGCTGCGTGCCGTCGGCGTCATGGATGCCCGCGCCCGTGGTCTCGTAGTGCAGCAGACGGTGCTGCCGGCGAAGGCATTGGTGGGAGCTTAA
- the ybgF gene encoding tol-pal system protein YbgF gives MSSRFQVFTGTVAIAALLSLCASAVAQSDDADPEMRIERLENQLRQLTGQNEELQYRNRQLEERLRQLEGGAQGAPAQQPNVAAAPPAPGYRQQQQPVQQPAYEPQIAAPAPIVQEQPAPGAPGVRRRGDAFDPNQNPNAPGAPRALGGGQQPMAAGAPVGAPGGRGAGEPLDLANTGGRYPQAAAPAAQSGYPAPAAGGGLSTQPPSQSPRDEFDLGIGYMQRKDYALAEQTMKNFTQKYPSDPLLGDAQYWLGESYFQRQQYRDAAEAFLAVTTKYDKSAKAPDSLLRLGQSLAALKEKEAACAAFGEVGRKYPRASAGVKAAVDREQKRVKC, from the coding sequence ATGTCATCAAGATTCCAGGTTTTTACCGGCACCGTGGCGATCGCCGCGCTGCTCTCGCTGTGCGCGTCCGCCGTTGCGCAGTCGGACGATGCCGATCCGGAGATGCGGATCGAACGGCTTGAAAACCAGCTGCGCCAGCTCACCGGCCAGAACGAAGAGCTGCAGTACCGCAACCGCCAGCTCGAGGAGCGCCTCCGGCAGCTCGAGGGCGGGGCGCAAGGAGCTCCTGCACAGCAGCCCAATGTCGCGGCCGCGCCGCCTGCGCCGGGCTATCGGCAACAGCAGCAGCCGGTGCAGCAGCCGGCCTACGAGCCTCAGATTGCGGCGCCAGCACCGATCGTGCAGGAGCAGCCGGCGCCGGGAGCGCCCGGCGTGCGCCGCCGTGGCGATGCATTCGATCCCAACCAAAATCCCAACGCCCCCGGTGCGCCGCGCGCGCTCGGCGGCGGTCAGCAGCCGATGGCGGCGGGAGCACCGGTCGGTGCGCCCGGCGGCCGCGGCGCCGGCGAGCCGCTCGATCTCGCCAACACCGGCGGCCGCTATCCGCAAGCGGCGGCGCCGGCCGCGCAGTCCGGTTATCCGGCGCCGGCCGCGGGCGGTGGTCTTTCGACCCAGCCGCCATCGCAATCGCCGCGCGACGAGTTCGACCTCGGCATCGGCTACATGCAGCGCAAGGACTATGCGCTGGCCGAGCAGACCATGAAGAACTTCACGCAGAAATATCCGAGCGATCCCTTGCTCGGCGACGCCCAGTACTGGCTCGGTGAGAGCTACTTCCAGCGTCAGCAATATCGTGATGCCGCAGAGGCCTTCCTCGCCGTCACCACGAAGTATGACAAGTCCGCAAAGGCCCCCGATTCCCTGCTGCGGCTCGGCCAGTCGCTGGCCGCGCTGAAGGAGAAGGAAGCCGCCTGCGCCGCCTTCGGCGAGGTCGGCCGCAAATATCCGCGTGCCTCCGCCGGCGTCAAAGCCGCCGTCGATCGCGAGCAGAAGCGGGTGAAGTGCTAG
- the ftsH gene encoding ATP-dependent zinc metalloprotease FtsH: MNANLRNFALWVIIVLLLLALFTLFQNPGQRASSQDIAFSQLLSEVDRGNVRDVVIQGPEIHGTFTNGSSFQTYAPNDPTLVKRLYDSKVQITAKPPGDNVPWFVSLLVSWLPFIALIGVWIFLSRQMQGGAGKAMGFGKSRAKMLTEAHGRVTFEDVAGVDEAKQDLQEIVEFLRDPGKFQRLGGRIPRGVLLVGPPGTGKTLIARAVAGEANVPFFTISGSDFVEMFVGVGASRVRDMFEQAKKNAPCIIFIDEIDAVGRHRGAGLGGGNDEREQTLNQLLVEMDGFEANEGVILIAATNRPDVLDPALLRPGRFDRQVVVPNPDVVGREQILKVHVRKVPLAPDINLKTIARGTPGFSGADLMNLVNEAALTAARRNKRMVTQAEFEEAKDKVMMGAERKSLVMTEEEKLLTAYHEGGHAIVGLNVPATDPIHKATIIPRGRALGMVMQLPERDKLSMSLEQMTSRLAIMMGGRVAEELIFGREKVTSGAASDIEQATRLARMMVTRWGLSEELGTVSYGENQDEVFLGMSVSRTQNASEATVQKIDSEIKRLVEEGYKEATRILTEKHADLEMLAKGLLEFETLTGDEIVDLLKGKKPNRESVLEPSTPRASAVPPAGKSRPRPDPDPGLEPQPQA, encoded by the coding sequence ATGAACGCCAATCTGCGCAATTTCGCCCTCTGGGTCATCATTGTCTTGCTGCTATTGGCGTTGTTCACGCTCTTCCAGAATCCCGGCCAGCGCGCGTCCTCCCAGGACATCGCCTTCTCGCAGCTCCTGAGCGAGGTCGATCGGGGCAATGTGCGCGACGTCGTGATCCAGGGACCGGAGATTCACGGGACCTTCACCAACGGCTCGAGCTTCCAGACCTATGCGCCCAACGACCCGACGCTGGTCAAGCGCCTCTACGACAGCAAGGTCCAGATCACGGCGAAGCCGCCGGGCGACAACGTGCCGTGGTTCGTCTCGCTACTGGTCTCCTGGCTGCCGTTCATCGCGCTGATCGGCGTGTGGATCTTCCTGTCGCGTCAGATGCAGGGCGGCGCCGGCAAGGCGATGGGCTTTGGCAAGTCGCGCGCAAAAATGCTGACCGAGGCGCATGGCCGCGTCACCTTCGAGGACGTCGCCGGCGTCGACGAGGCCAAGCAGGATCTGCAGGAGATCGTCGAATTCCTGCGCGACCCCGGCAAATTCCAGCGGCTCGGCGGCCGCATTCCGCGCGGCGTGCTCCTGGTCGGCCCGCCCGGCACCGGCAAGACGCTGATCGCGCGCGCGGTCGCGGGCGAAGCCAACGTGCCGTTCTTCACCATTTCCGGCTCCGACTTCGTCGAGATGTTCGTCGGCGTCGGCGCCTCTCGCGTGCGCGACATGTTCGAGCAGGCCAAGAAGAACGCGCCGTGCATCATCTTCATCGACGAAATCGACGCGGTCGGCCGTCACCGTGGCGCCGGTCTTGGCGGCGGCAATGACGAGCGCGAGCAGACGCTGAACCAGTTGCTGGTCGAGATGGACGGCTTCGAGGCGAACGAAGGCGTAATCCTGATCGCCGCGACCAACCGTCCCGACGTGCTCGATCCCGCGCTGCTGCGTCCCGGCCGCTTCGACCGCCAGGTCGTGGTGCCCAATCCGGATGTCGTCGGCCGCGAGCAGATTTTGAAGGTTCACGTCCGCAAGGTGCCGCTGGCGCCGGATATCAACCTCAAGACCATCGCGCGCGGCACGCCCGGCTTCTCCGGCGCCGACCTGATGAACCTCGTCAACGAGGCGGCGCTGACTGCCGCCCGCCGCAACAAGCGGATGGTGACTCAGGCTGAGTTCGAGGAAGCCAAGGACAAGGTGATGATGGGCGCCGAGCGCAAGTCGCTCGTGATGACCGAGGAAGAGAAGCTGCTGACGGCCTATCACGAGGGCGGCCACGCCATCGTCGGTCTGAACGTGCCGGCGACCGATCCGATCCACAAGGCGACCATCATTCCGCGCGGCCGTGCTCTCGGCATGGTCATGCAGCTTCCCGAACGCGACAAGCTGTCGATGTCGCTGGAGCAGATGACCTCGCGCCTCGCCATCATGATGGGCGGCCGCGTCGCCGAAGAGCTGATCTTCGGCCGCGAGAAGGTGACCTCGGGTGCCGCCTCGGACATCGAGCAGGCAACGCGCCTTGCCCGCATGATGGTGACACGCTGGGGCCTGTCGGAAGAACTCGGTACGGTCTCCTATGGCGAGAACCAGGACGAGGTGTTCCTGGGCATGTCGGTGTCGCGGACTCAGAACGCCTCTGAAGCAACGGTCCAGAAGATCGACTCCGAGATCAAGCGCCTGGTCGAGGAAGGCTACAAGGAGGCGACCCGCATTCTCACCGAGAAGCATGCCGACCTCGAGATGCTGGCCAAGGGCCTGCTCGAGTTCGAGACGCTGACGGGAGATGAGATCGTCGATCTCCTCAAGGGCAAGAAGCCGAACCGCGAGTCCGTGCTCGAGCCGAGCACGCCGCGCGCTTCCGCCGTGCCGCCGGCCGGCAAGTCGCGTCCGCGGCCCGATCCTGATCCGGGCCTGGAGCCGCAGCCGCAGGCGTAA